One segment of Danio aesculapii chromosome 3, fDanAes4.1, whole genome shotgun sequence DNA contains the following:
- the slc1a9 gene encoding solute carrier family 1 member 9 encodes MNSKQMNRTGNIQRKKKKWRSKSQNHTAPKNDNMTNKHLGNQTSAALRMDDGVEAELKNTTQQDCGWLSRNLLLVLTVLGVIAGTVMGMMLRYVPDLDTNTLMMVSFPGDVLMRMLKMLILPLIISSLITGLAGLDARSSGRMGTRAMVYYMSTTIIAAVLGVILVLGIHPGNPKLRSGQVSSAPKNQEVSSLDAFLDLIRNLFPENLVQACFQQVQTVLKKVAIPVQNQTEPILVNRKKLELKWGMNVLGLIGFFITFGICMGKMGERGKLMSDFFNILNEIIMKMVSMIMWYSPVGIASLICGKIAAIGDLEVVARQLGMYMVTVIVGLIIHGGLILPCIFFAVTRKNPFMFYSGIFQAWITALGTASSAGTLPVTFRCLEENLKIDKRVTRFVLPIGATINMDGTALYEAVAAIFIAQMNDIALDGGQIVTVSMTATLASVGAASIPSAGLVTMLLILTAVGLPTQDISLLVAVDWLLDRMRTSINVVGDSFGAGIVDHLSRAELAVIDGEIPLSDEEFVPPPPLLTEIDLIDPLKPPELPPRSPRPPKLNHHAPSLTPSQSQSHSIPHSPRSVRSPSPHSIRSPSPRSVCSHSPRPFRTHSPRLLRRMEPGYCALPTHDNQITTLPRGFRERGRDRERDRERERLRERERDKGSETEEDEEKEKMVDEASDGEESDDTAYDRRHTIPPCDLP; translated from the exons ATGAACAGCAAACAGATGAACAGGACAGGGAACatccagagaaagaaaaagaaatggagGTCAAAGAGTCAGAACCACACCGCACCAAAAAACG ATAACATGACGAATAAACATTTGGGCAACCAGACAAGTGCAGCACTGCGGATGGACGATGGAGTGGAAGCAGAATTAAAAAACACCACACAGCAGGATTGCGGATGGCTTTCACGCAACCTGCTCCTTGTCCTCACTGtgctag GTGTAATAGCAGGCACAGTAATGGGCATGATGCTGCGTTATGTTCCTGACCTGGATACAAACACTCTCATGATGGTCTCTTTTCCTGGAGACGTCCTGATGAGAATGTTGAAGATGCTCATCCTGCCCCTCATCATCTCCAGTCTCATCACAG GTCTGGCTGGTCTGGACGCTCGCTCCAGTGGAAGAATGGGCACCAGAGCAATGGTGTACTACATGTCCACCACAATAATCGCTGCTGTTTTAGGTGTCATCCTGGTGCTGGGAATTCACCCCGGGAATCCAAAACTCAGGTCTGGTCAGGTCAGCTCTGCCCCAAAGAATCAAGAAGTCAGCAGTTTGGATGCCTTTCTGGATCTAATCCGAAACCTCTTCCCAGAGAACCTGGTCCAGGCCTGTTTTCAACAG GTTCAAACAGTGCTGAAGAAAGTAGCCATCCCAGTCCAGAACCAAACTGAACCAATCCTCGTCAATAGGAAGAAACTAGAGCTGAAGTGGGGAATGAATGTTTTAG GTTTGATTGGGTTCTTCATCACGTTTGGTATTTGCATGGGGAAAATGGGAGAGAGAGGGAAGCTCATGTCTGATTTCTTCAACATCCTTAATGAGATCATCATGAAGATGGTGTCCATGATCATGTG GTACTCTCCAGTTGGCATTGCCTCCCTCATCTGTGGTAAAATAGCTGCCATCGGTGATCTGGAAGTGGTGGCGAGACAGCTGGGCATGTACATGGTCACAGTCATCGTCGGACTCATCATTCATGGCGGACTCATCCTGCCATGCATATTCTTCGCCGTGACTCGGAAAAATCCCTTTATGTTTTACTCTGGTATCTTCCAGGCTTGGATCACTGCTCTGGGAACAGCCAGCAG tgcTGGGACGTTGCCAGTAACATTTCGTTGTCTGGAGGAGAATCTGAAGATTGACAAGCGTGTGACTCGTTTTGTGTTGCCCATTGGAGCCACCATAAACATGGATGGCACTGCACTCTATGAAGCCGTGGCAGCCATATTCATCGCCCAGATGAACGACATTGCCCTAGATGGAGGACAAATCGTTACTGTTAG TATGACAGCGACTTTAGCCAGTGTTGGAGCTGCCAGTATTCCCAGTGCAGGTTTGGTCACCATGCTGCTGATCCTGACCGCTGTGGGCCTACCAACTCAAGATATCAGCCTTCTCGTCGCCGTCGACTGGCTCCT CGACAGAATGCGCACCTCCATTAATGTGGTTGGCGACTCTTTCGGGGCGGGCATTGTGGACCACCTATCACGGGCAGAGCTTGCTGTGATTGACGGGGAAATTCCTCTATCAGACGAGGAGTTTGTTCCGCCTCCGCCACTCCTCACTGAAATAGACCTCATAGACCCTCTCAAACCTCCCGAACTGCCCCCTCGCTCCCCGCGACCCCCTAAGCTCAACCATCATGCTCCGTCTCTGACCCCTTCACAGTCTCAGTCGCACTCCATCCCGCATTCGCCCCGTTCGGTCCGCTCTCCATCCCCTCACTCCATTCGCTCGCCCTCCCCACGCTCCGTCTGCTCTCACTCCCCGAGGCCTTTCCGAACACATTCCCCTCGTCTTTTACGCAGGATGGAGCCTGGATACTGCGCCCTGCCCACTCACGACAACCAG ATTACCACACTTCCCAGAGGTTTTCGGGAGAGAGGCAGAGACCGGGAaagagatagagaaagagagagactgagGGAACGGGAACGAGATAAAGGAAGCGAGACTGAAGAAGACGAGGAGAAGGAGAAGATGGTGGACGAGGCAAGCGACGGAGAGGAAAGTGATGACACGGCGTACGACAGACGCCACACCATCCCGCCGTGTGATCTGCCCTGA